In Tessaracoccus flavus, the following are encoded in one genomic region:
- a CDS encoding TIGR03089 family protein, producing MISELQRRLASHGAQPFLTYYDAADGSRIELSAVTFANWVDKTANLIADLGHEDGDPIDVALAESNPGHWVTLVWIAAAWQRGCPVHPGVSGADLLVVGPGDARRAPDTVACSLHPLGIGFPTPPAGALDYREVFAQPDVHDVSPLGTATGWAGQLAPRVEPRDDRLLLADPPAAWSTVADALVAPAMGTGSTVIAVGYDDEGLARLAEAEKARL from the coding sequence GTGATCAGCGAACTACAGCGACGCCTCGCCAGCCACGGCGCACAGCCCTTCCTCACCTACTACGACGCGGCAGACGGCTCCCGGATCGAACTGTCGGCTGTCACATTCGCCAACTGGGTGGACAAGACCGCCAACCTCATCGCCGATCTGGGGCACGAGGACGGCGACCCCATCGACGTCGCCCTGGCCGAGTCCAACCCGGGACACTGGGTCACGCTCGTGTGGATCGCTGCAGCCTGGCAGCGGGGTTGCCCCGTCCACCCCGGGGTCAGCGGAGCCGATCTGCTGGTCGTCGGGCCGGGCGACGCGCGTCGCGCGCCGGACACCGTCGCCTGCTCGCTCCATCCCCTTGGGATAGGGTTCCCCACCCCACCGGCGGGGGCTCTCGACTACCGCGAGGTGTTCGCGCAGCCCGACGTGCACGACGTGTCCCCGCTCGGCACCGCGACGGGGTGGGCGGGCCAGCTGGCGCCGCGTGTTGAACCGCGCGACGACAGGCTTCTCCTCGCCGATCCGCCCGCCGCGTGGTCCACGGTCGCCGACGCGCTCGTGGCCCCCGCGATGGGGACCGGGTCGACCGTCATCGCGGTGGGCTACGACGACGAAGGGCTGGCCCGGCTCGCCGAGGCCGAGAAGGCCCGGCTATAA
- a CDS encoding glycosyltransferase family 2 protein translates to MNPGVSVVMPVRNEERHLRAAVRRVLDQGYPGELEILVAVAPSDDRTRDIADELAAADRRVVVLDNPSGYTPAGLNIAVAASCHDIVVRVDGHGELSEDYIATAVRLLERTGAANVGGLMDAQGTSPLSEAIAAAYNSKLGLGGGGFHLADTPAGPADTVFLGVFRKAVLMEIGGFDESLHRAQDWELNYRLRQAGHLVYFSPDLRVVYRPRDSFRALAKQFFTTGQWRREVVSRHPDTLSLRYLAPPLTVLGIGTGVTGGVLGLLLRSRLLTSLFVAPLVYLAFLGAATTVIPGLRAAARLRLPFVLAVMHVAWGAGFIRGLPRDA, encoded by the coding sequence ATGAATCCTGGTGTCAGCGTCGTCATGCCGGTCCGCAACGAGGAGCGCCACCTCCGGGCCGCCGTGCGCCGGGTGCTCGACCAGGGGTATCCGGGGGAGCTGGAGATCCTCGTCGCGGTGGCACCGAGCGACGATCGCACCCGGGACATCGCGGACGAGCTGGCGGCCGCGGACCGGCGGGTCGTGGTGCTGGACAACCCCAGCGGGTACACCCCGGCCGGGCTCAACATCGCAGTCGCCGCCTCCTGCCACGACATCGTCGTGCGTGTCGACGGCCACGGCGAGCTCAGCGAGGACTACATCGCCACGGCCGTGCGGCTCCTCGAACGGACGGGGGCCGCCAACGTCGGCGGCCTCATGGACGCGCAGGGGACCAGCCCGTTGTCGGAGGCGATCGCGGCGGCGTACAACTCGAAGCTCGGTCTCGGCGGGGGTGGTTTCCACCTCGCCGACACCCCGGCCGGCCCCGCCGACACAGTCTTCCTGGGCGTCTTCCGCAAGGCCGTGCTCATGGAGATCGGTGGGTTCGACGAGAGTCTGCACCGCGCGCAGGACTGGGAACTCAACTACCGGCTCCGTCAGGCGGGTCACCTCGTCTACTTCTCACCTGACCTGCGCGTGGTCTACCGCCCGCGCGACAGCTTCCGCGCCCTTGCGAAGCAGTTCTTCACCACCGGCCAGTGGCGGCGCGAGGTGGTCTCGCGGCACCCCGACACGCTCTCCCTGCGGTATCTGGCGCCCCCGCTCACGGTCCTGGGTATCGGCACCGGAGTCACCGGTGGGGTGCTGGGCCTGCTGCTGCGCAGCCGGCTCCTCACTTCACTCTTCGTGGCACCGCTGGTCTACCTGGCCTTTCTCGGCGCCGCCACCACCGTCATTCCGGGGCTGCGCGCTGCCGCGAGGCTGCGTCTGCCCTTCGTTCTCGCGGTCATGCACGTGGCGTGGGGGGCGGGCTTCATCCGAGGGTTGCCCCGCGACGCCTGA
- a CDS encoding LCP family protein — protein sequence MPSPTPSAQQLHKRRAFGFVLMSALLPGSVQSFAGNRGVGRLAGRVYGAAAALVVLVGLGLWLVRGFTVGLLLTPSVTFALRIALWALFVGWLLLLMDSWRLARPLTMPRRPRLWLTITTILLVLAVGAFSSAVANALVAVENLGTVLPGGGERDQKAGRYNVLLLGADSAEHREGLRPDSINVASIDARTGRTVLFGLPRNLERVRFPKDSPLRDLYPEGYVCDGGACMLNGIYTLGQDQGDLYDARDPGLAALKEAIEETLGIELNYYAMVDMAGFTELIDAMGGIRLDIGKPVPIGGVSTRISGYIEPGENRLLDGYHALWFARSRAESSDYERMVRQKCVMAAMVNQLNPTTVAMKFVELSEAGANLVRTDVGTGHVMELAELALKAKDLKLASVNFTPPLIVAADPDFDLIRSTVAAKIAESERLDDRRSAPSASASPATVPTTSTVAASERPAATASSAVSQSDAPAAAQPSASGEPFTETADLAEVCSAG from the coding sequence GTGCCTTCCCCCACCCCCTCCGCCCAGCAGCTACACAAGCGGCGAGCCTTCGGCTTCGTGCTGATGTCGGCGCTGTTGCCCGGATCGGTGCAGAGCTTCGCGGGCAACCGCGGCGTGGGCCGGCTGGCCGGCCGGGTCTACGGCGCGGCAGCGGCGCTGGTGGTCCTCGTCGGGCTCGGCCTCTGGCTGGTTCGGGGATTCACCGTCGGCCTGCTCCTCACGCCCTCGGTCACGTTCGCCCTGAGGATCGCGCTGTGGGCACTCTTCGTGGGCTGGCTGCTGCTGTTGATGGACTCCTGGCGGTTGGCCCGGCCGTTGACCATGCCCAGACGGCCCCGGCTCTGGCTTACGATCACCACGATCCTCTTGGTGCTGGCGGTGGGCGCGTTCAGTTCCGCTGTCGCGAACGCGCTGGTTGCAGTCGAGAACCTCGGCACGGTCCTTCCCGGCGGGGGGGAGAGGGATCAGAAGGCCGGCCGCTATAACGTGCTCCTGCTCGGCGCTGACTCGGCCGAACATCGGGAGGGACTGCGCCCGGATTCGATCAACGTCGCGTCGATCGACGCCCGAACCGGTCGCACAGTCCTGTTCGGGCTGCCGCGAAACCTGGAACGTGTGAGGTTCCCGAAGGACTCCCCGCTCAGGGACCTGTACCCCGAGGGCTACGTCTGCGACGGCGGTGCCTGCATGCTCAACGGCATCTACACGCTGGGGCAGGACCAGGGCGACCTCTACGACGCGCGCGATCCCGGGCTGGCCGCGCTCAAGGAGGCGATCGAGGAGACGCTCGGGATCGAGCTCAACTACTACGCGATGGTCGACATGGCCGGCTTCACCGAGCTGATCGACGCCATGGGCGGGATCAGGCTCGACATCGGCAAGCCGGTCCCCATCGGAGGGGTGAGCACACGGATCTCCGGCTACATCGAACCCGGTGAGAACCGACTCCTCGACGGGTACCACGCGCTGTGGTTCGCGCGATCCCGGGCGGAGTCGAGCGACTACGAGCGGATGGTGCGCCAGAAGTGCGTCATGGCGGCCATGGTCAATCAGTTGAACCCCACCACAGTGGCGATGAAGTTCGTCGAGCTCTCCGAGGCAGGGGCGAACCTCGTGCGCACCGACGTCGGGACCGGGCACGTGATGGAGTTGGCTGAGCTCGCCCTGAAGGCGAAGGATCTGAAGCTGGCCTCGGTGAACTTCACGCCCCCGCTCATCGTGGCCGCAGACCCGGACTTCGACCTGATCCGCTCGACCGTCGCGGCCAAGATCGCCGAGTCCGAGCGGCTGGATGACAGGCGATCCGCTCCGTCGGCGTCCGCTTCCCCGGCGACCGTCCCCACGACGTCGACCGTCGCCGCTTCCGAGCGCCCGGCAGCGACCGCCTCCTCGGCCGTGAGCCAGAGCGACGCTCCGGCGGCCGCCCAGCCGTCGGCCAGCGGCGAGCCCTTCACCGAGACCGCCGATCTCGCCGAGGTCTGCAGCGCCGGATGA
- a CDS encoding LCP family protein, whose translation MRRFVLTLLALWLVFLIGTPLYAWIAATRVEAAPTGDRPGDQPGSTVLLVGSDGRDDLTAEERNRLGTGSAEGRRTDTMMLVHTPSEGPAVLLSLPRDSYVSIPGYGSNKLNAAYAFGGAPLLVETIESNTGVRIDGYLEIGMLGLVNVVDAVGGIEVCPTFDIDDRDSHLTLAEGCQTVDGVTALGYARMRKSDPDGDLGRVARQREVIASVVRKTATPLSILNPVTYWRLNMAASDSLARGEDTGLVEMAQVGRAFVGVMTGSGLSLTVPVANADASTDAGSAVLWAEDASADLFGAIASGDTTTLESLR comes from the coding sequence ATGCGCCGATTCGTCCTCACTCTCCTCGCCCTCTGGCTGGTGTTCCTCATCGGGACACCCCTGTACGCGTGGATCGCCGCCACGCGGGTCGAGGCCGCCCCCACCGGGGACCGCCCCGGCGACCAGCCGGGCTCCACGGTGTTGCTCGTCGGTTCGGACGGCCGTGATGACCTGACCGCGGAAGAACGCAACCGCCTCGGTACGGGGTCGGCTGAGGGTCGGCGCACGGACACGATGATGCTCGTGCACACCCCGTCAGAGGGCCCAGCCGTCCTGCTCAGCCTCCCGCGAGACTCCTACGTGTCGATCCCTGGGTATGGCAGCAACAAGCTCAACGCGGCCTATGCCTTCGGTGGCGCACCGCTGCTGGTGGAGACCATCGAGAGCAACACCGGCGTCCGTATCGACGGCTACCTGGAGATCGGGATGCTCGGGCTGGTCAACGTCGTCGACGCAGTCGGCGGCATTGAGGTGTGCCCGACGTTCGACATCGACGACCGCGACTCACACCTGACGCTGGCCGAGGGCTGCCAGACCGTCGACGGCGTCACCGCGCTCGGCTACGCCCGGATGCGGAAGTCCGACCCCGACGGGGATCTCGGCCGCGTCGCCAGGCAGCGCGAGGTGATCGCATCTGTGGTCAGGAAGACGGCCACCCCGCTCAGCATCCTCAACCCCGTCACCTACTGGCGCCTCAACATGGCCGCCTCCGACTCGCTCGCGCGGGGTGAGGACACCGGGTTGGTGGAGATGGCGCAGGTCGGGCGCGCCTTCGTGGGCGTGATGACGGGCTCGGGCCTCAGCCTCACGGTCCCGGTGGCGAACGCCGACGCCTCCACCGACGCCGGCTCAGCGGTCCTGTGGGCCGAGGACGCCAGCGCCGACCTCTTCGGAGCCATCGCGTCGGGCGACACCACGACGCTGGAGTCGTTGCGCTGA
- the purE gene encoding 5-(carboxyamino)imidazole ribonucleotide mutase — translation MPEPLVSIVMGSDSDWPTMSAAGDALAEFGVPFEADVVSAHRMPEDMVTFGRQAHTRGIRVIIAGAGGAAHLPGMLAALTPLPVIGVPVPLKYLDGMDSLLSIVQMPAGVPVATVAIGNARNAGLLAVRMLAAGDERLTQRMLEFQESLRDAAHAKGAVVRDALAP, via the coding sequence ATGCCTGAGCCGCTCGTCTCGATCGTGATGGGTTCGGATTCCGACTGGCCCACAATGTCGGCCGCCGGCGATGCTCTCGCGGAGTTCGGTGTCCCGTTCGAGGCCGACGTCGTGTCGGCGCACCGGATGCCGGAGGACATGGTGACGTTCGGCAGACAGGCGCACACGCGGGGGATCCGGGTGATCATCGCCGGTGCTGGAGGCGCGGCTCACCTGCCAGGAATGCTGGCGGCGCTGACGCCATTGCCCGTCATCGGTGTGCCCGTCCCGCTGAAGTATCTCGACGGGATGGACTCGCTGCTCTCCATCGTGCAGATGCCGGCCGGCGTACCGGTGGCTACCGTCGCGATCGGCAACGCCCGGAACGCGGGGCTGCTGGCCGTGCGGATGCTCGCCGCTGGTGACGAGCGGCTGACGCAGCGCATGCTTGAATTCCAGGAGTCCCTGCGGGACGCGGCGCACGCCAAGGGTGCGGTCGTGCGCGACGCCCTGGCTCCCTGA
- a CDS encoding 5-(carboxyamino)imidazole ribonucleotide synthase yields MMHQAAIALGIDVRLLAEAPGVSAAQVIPDSIVGDYHDLDTLKLLVEGADALTFDHEHVPTRHLRELEQVVAVRPGPDALVFAQDKALMRQRMQELGVACPTFAVCETLDELVAFGEAQGWPIIAKTSRGGYDGKGVWKLDGPDDARVPFAGLAETSAGERVRIVAEEYIDFTRELSALVVRSASGQVVAYPVSESVQEDGICVETVTPASGLDGDAAAGLQEMAIRIAAELGVVGVLAVELMEAWDGRIVVNELAMRPHNTGHWTIDGARTSQFENHIRAVLDLPLGSPELRDGVAVMRNVLGGVEPDLTGALTHVFARDREVRVHLYGKEVRAGRKVGHVTCLGTDLDDVRRRAHHAAGYLMGDPDA; encoded by the coding sequence ATGATGCACCAGGCGGCCATAGCCTTGGGCATCGATGTTCGTCTGCTGGCGGAGGCGCCCGGGGTCTCCGCGGCGCAGGTCATCCCCGACTCCATCGTCGGCGACTACCACGACCTCGACACCCTCAAACTGCTCGTCGAGGGCGCCGACGCGCTGACCTTCGACCACGAGCACGTCCCGACCAGGCATCTGCGCGAGTTGGAGCAGGTCGTGGCGGTACGCCCCGGCCCGGACGCTCTGGTGTTCGCGCAGGACAAGGCGCTCATGCGGCAGCGGATGCAGGAGCTGGGCGTCGCCTGCCCAACGTTCGCGGTATGCGAGACGTTGGACGAACTGGTCGCCTTCGGGGAGGCGCAGGGGTGGCCCATCATCGCCAAGACCTCCCGCGGCGGGTACGACGGCAAAGGTGTGTGGAAGCTGGACGGTCCTGATGACGCTCGCGTCCCGTTCGCGGGACTCGCCGAGACGTCGGCGGGGGAGCGGGTGCGCATCGTGGCGGAGGAATACATCGACTTCACGCGTGAGCTCTCGGCGCTCGTCGTGCGGTCCGCGTCGGGTCAGGTGGTGGCGTACCCCGTCAGCGAATCAGTGCAGGAGGACGGGATCTGTGTGGAGACGGTCACCCCCGCTTCGGGGCTCGATGGCGACGCAGCCGCGGGCCTGCAGGAGATGGCGATCCGGATCGCCGCTGAGCTGGGCGTCGTCGGCGTGCTGGCCGTCGAACTCATGGAAGCGTGGGACGGACGCATCGTCGTCAACGAGCTTGCGATGCGCCCCCACAACACCGGGCACTGGACCATCGACGGGGCGCGCACGAGCCAGTTCGAGAACCACATCCGCGCCGTCCTCGACCTGCCGCTTGGCTCGCCCGAGCTTCGCGACGGCGTCGCGGTCATGCGCAACGTGCTGGGCGGCGTCGAGCCGGACCTCACCGGGGCGCTGACCCACGTCTTCGCCCGCGATAGGGAAGTGCGCGTCCACCTCTATGGGAAGGAAGTGCGTGCCGGGCGTAAGGTCGGGCACGTCACGTGCCTCGGCACGGACCTGGACGACGTCCGTCGACGCGCGCACCACGCCGCCGGCTACCTGATGGGAGATCCCGATGCCTGA
- a CDS encoding PH domain-containing protein: protein MPVNKDQLGNGEQVILTVRTHAKALVGPALLLIVLGSALGIAIALAPPAWQPIATYVAIGVFALLVVWLVLVPFLRWRTSTYTVTDRRIITRKGILNKVGHDLPLRRINNVNYEKSLTDRMLGCGTLVLETAAGQPLMLPDVPGVEKVHRTIADLLFAGDDGYDD, encoded by the coding sequence ATGCCGGTGAATAAGGACCAGTTGGGCAACGGTGAGCAGGTCATCCTGACCGTGCGGACGCACGCCAAAGCTCTCGTGGGGCCGGCGCTCCTGCTCATTGTTCTCGGATCCGCGTTGGGAATCGCCATCGCGCTCGCTCCGCCGGCCTGGCAACCGATCGCGACCTACGTGGCCATCGGTGTGTTCGCACTCCTGGTCGTCTGGTTGGTGCTCGTGCCTTTCCTGCGCTGGCGGACCTCCACATACACGGTGACCGACCGGCGGATCATCACCCGCAAGGGCATTCTGAACAAGGTCGGCCACGACCTTCCGCTGCGCCGCATCAACAACGTCAACTACGAGAAGTCGCTGACCGACCGGATGCTGGGCTGCGGGACGCTGGTTCTGGAGACCGCCGCAGGGCAGCCGTTGATGTTGCCCGACGTGCCCGGTGTGGAGAAAGTTCACCGCACCATCGCTGATCTGCTCTTCGCGGGCGACGACGGCTACGACGACTGA
- a CDS encoding biotin--[acetyl-CoA-carboxylase] ligase has translation MVGIGINVALTQAELPVPEATSLLIEGMPTDQSVLAASVLDHFAELYRRWQISGSLRGEYEARCASVGAPLTIQVDPRHRVEGTGRGVDEFGRLQVATAGGIETFAVGDVVHAKLGR, from the coding sequence GTGGTCGGCATCGGCATCAACGTTGCGTTGACTCAGGCAGAGCTTCCCGTGCCCGAGGCCACCTCGCTCCTGATCGAGGGCATGCCGACGGACCAGAGCGTACTGGCCGCCTCAGTGCTCGACCACTTCGCTGAGCTGTACCGGCGGTGGCAGATCTCGGGATCGCTGCGCGGCGAGTACGAGGCGCGCTGCGCGTCGGTGGGAGCGCCTCTGACGATTCAGGTCGACCCGCGCCACCGCGTCGAGGGCACCGGGCGCGGGGTCGACGAGTTCGGTCGGCTGCAGGTGGCCACGGCAGGCGGGATCGAGACGTTCGCGGTTGGTGACGTGGTACACGCCAAGCTCGGGCGGTGA
- a CDS encoding biotin--[acetyl-CoA-carboxylase] ligase, which produces MSPDLPDARRIRDLLRASMWGPLEVVPTTGSTNADLAERARSGAPEGAVLIASEQTAGRGRLDRQWVSPAGSSVSMSLLLRPTPAFPQWGWLSLLAGMAVAAALSDVASSAGSVTLKWPNDVLIGGGRSAASCLNALSTPTEPGLWSASASTLR; this is translated from the coding sequence GTGAGCCCCGATCTGCCCGACGCGCGACGCATCCGCGACCTCCTGCGAGCGTCCATGTGGGGCCCCCTCGAGGTGGTGCCCACGACCGGTTCCACCAACGCCGACCTCGCTGAGCGCGCCAGGAGCGGGGCTCCGGAGGGCGCGGTGCTCATCGCCAGTGAGCAGACGGCCGGGAGGGGACGCCTCGACCGCCAGTGGGTGAGCCCCGCGGGATCGTCGGTATCGATGTCGCTCCTGCTGCGTCCCACCCCTGCCTTTCCGCAGTGGGGCTGGCTTTCGCTTCTGGCAGGAATGGCGGTAGCCGCCGCTCTCAGCGATGTCGCGTCGTCGGCCGGGTCCGTCACCTTGAAGTGGCCCAACGACGTGCTCATCGGGGGAGGAAGGTCTGCGGCATCCTGTCTGAACGCGTTGAGCACCCCGACGGAGCCCGGGCTGTGGTCGGCATCGGCATCAACGTTGCGTTGA
- a CDS encoding acyl-CoA carboxylase subunit beta, translating into MEIDIHTTAGRIANLGVRIDEAVHAGSTEAVEKQHAKGKMTARERIMALLDEGSFAEFDQFSRHRTSAFGMDAKRPFGDGVITGTGSIHGRPVCIFSQDVTIFGGALGQVYGEKIVKIQDFALKTGVPLIGINEGGGARIQEGVVSLALYGEIFKRNTVASGVIPQISLIMGAAAGGHVYGPALTDFVVMVDKTSQMFITGPEVIKTVTGEDVSMEELGGARTHNTKSGNAHYLAADENDAIEYVRELLTYLPQNNLEDPPVFDDDQVDLTITDHDRELDALIPDAANQPYDMREVIRNVLDDDEFLEVMPLFAGSIIVGFGRIEGRSIGIVANQPTVFAGCLDIDSAEKGARFVRTCDAFNIPVLTFVDVPGFLPGVGQEHNGVIRRGAKLIYAYAEATVPLLTVITRKAYGGAYVVMGSKHLGADINFAWPTAQIAVMGAQGAVNILYRKQLAGAENPDEERARLIQEYDDELTNPYVAADRGYIDQVIYPHETRAQVIRALRLLRTKREVLPPKKHGNIPL; encoded by the coding sequence ATGGAGATCGACATCCACACCACTGCCGGTCGGATCGCCAATCTCGGAGTGCGCATCGATGAAGCCGTGCACGCCGGTTCGACCGAAGCAGTTGAGAAGCAGCATGCCAAGGGGAAGATGACTGCGCGCGAGCGCATCATGGCTCTCCTTGATGAGGGCTCGTTCGCCGAGTTCGACCAGTTTTCCAGGCACCGCACCTCCGCCTTCGGGATGGACGCAAAGCGCCCATTCGGCGACGGGGTGATCACGGGCACCGGGTCCATCCACGGCCGGCCGGTGTGCATCTTCAGCCAGGACGTCACCATCTTCGGCGGCGCTCTCGGCCAGGTCTACGGCGAGAAGATCGTCAAGATCCAGGACTTCGCCCTCAAGACGGGGGTGCCGCTCATCGGCATCAACGAAGGCGGCGGCGCGCGCATCCAGGAGGGTGTCGTGTCGCTCGCGCTGTACGGCGAGATCTTCAAGCGCAACACCGTCGCGTCCGGCGTCATCCCGCAGATCTCACTCATCATGGGCGCTGCGGCGGGCGGTCACGTCTACGGACCCGCCCTGACCGACTTCGTCGTCATGGTGGACAAGACATCGCAGATGTTCATCACCGGGCCGGAGGTCATCAAGACCGTCACCGGTGAGGACGTCTCCATGGAGGAACTGGGCGGCGCACGGACCCACAACACCAAGTCGGGCAACGCCCACTACCTCGCCGCGGATGAGAACGACGCGATCGAGTACGTCCGCGAGCTGCTCACCTACCTGCCCCAGAACAACCTCGAAGATCCTCCGGTGTTCGACGACGACCAGGTGGATCTCACGATCACCGACCACGACCGCGAACTGGACGCGCTGATCCCCGACGCGGCCAACCAGCCGTACGACATGCGCGAGGTCATCCGCAACGTGCTCGACGACGACGAGTTCCTCGAGGTCATGCCGCTGTTCGCGGGATCGATCATCGTGGGCTTCGGCCGCATCGAGGGGCGCTCCATCGGCATCGTCGCCAACCAGCCGACCGTGTTCGCCGGCTGCCTCGATATCGACTCCGCGGAGAAGGGCGCGCGCTTCGTGCGCACGTGCGACGCGTTCAACATCCCCGTGCTCACGTTCGTCGACGTACCCGGCTTCCTGCCGGGCGTCGGCCAGGAGCACAACGGCGTCATCCGCCGAGGCGCGAAGCTCATCTACGCCTACGCGGAAGCGACCGTGCCTCTGCTGACCGTCATCACGCGGAAGGCCTACGGCGGCGCATACGTCGTCATGGGGTCGAAGCATCTCGGCGCCGACATCAACTTCGCATGGCCCACGGCCCAGATAGCCGTCATGGGTGCCCAGGGAGCGGTCAACATCCTCTACCGGAAGCAACTCGCCGGAGCTGAGAACCCCGACGAGGAGCGCGCGCGGCTCATCCAGGAGTACGACGACGAGCTCACCAACCCGTACGTGGCGGCGGATCGCGGATACATCGACCAGGTCATCTACCCGCACGAGACACGCGCCCAGGTGATCCGGGCGCTGCGCCTGCTGCGCACCAAGCGCGAGGTCCTTCCCCCGAAGAAGCACGGGAACATCCCCCTATGA
- a CDS encoding acyl-CoA carboxylase epsilon subunit yields MSEQPALQITGATLTEEEAAAVVAVLTAASRGETLRSADDRPIAGGWGSYYRTVRSHLVTGRDAWRTFHRL; encoded by the coding sequence ATGAGCGAGCAGCCGGCTCTCCAGATCACTGGCGCGACACTCACGGAGGAGGAGGCGGCGGCCGTGGTCGCCGTCCTCACCGCCGCCTCCCGGGGCGAGACGCTGCGCTCAGCCGATGACCGGCCGATCGCCGGCGGTTGGGGTTCGTACTACCGGACCGTTCGCTCGCACCTGGTCACCGGCAGGGACGCCTGGCGCACCTTCCACCGTCTCTGA
- a CDS encoding Maf family protein, which translates to MTMRLILASKSPARLFVLKRAGLHPEVIVSGFDEHQIRDPSPTSLAMRLAEGKGTAVLNAQDGEFVLLACDSVLEFEGRAHGKPGTAERAVERWKRMRGRSGILHTGHFVAVRRDGALQTQLRVGSTEVDFADLSDEEIEAYAATGEPQRVAGGFTIDGRGGAFVTAVHGDPYNVIGVSLPLFRQMVIDAGVAWQSLWAGP; encoded by the coding sequence CTGACGATGCGGCTCATCCTGGCGTCCAAGTCCCCCGCGCGGCTGTTCGTCCTGAAACGTGCGGGGCTCCACCCCGAGGTCATCGTCTCGGGCTTCGACGAGCACCAGATCCGGGATCCGTCGCCGACCAGCCTGGCAATGCGCCTGGCCGAGGGCAAAGGCACCGCTGTCCTCAACGCCCAGGACGGTGAATTCGTGCTGCTCGCGTGCGACTCGGTCCTCGAGTTCGAGGGCCGAGCGCACGGCAAGCCTGGCACCGCGGAGCGCGCAGTGGAGCGCTGGAAGAGGATGCGGGGACGCAGCGGCATCCTCCACACCGGGCACTTCGTCGCAGTCCGGCGCGACGGAGCGCTCCAGACGCAGCTGCGTGTCGGCTCCACCGAGGTCGACTTCGCCGATCTGTCCGACGAAGAGATCGAGGCCTACGCGGCCACCGGCGAGCCCCAGCGCGTCGCGGGGGGGTTCACGATCGATGGTCGCGGCGGCGCTTTCGTCACCGCCGTGCACGGCGACCCGTACAACGTGATCGGGGTGTCACTCCCGCTGTTTCGCCAGATGGTCATCGACGCCGGCGTCGCCTGGCAGTCACTGTGGGCAGGCCCGTAG